Proteins encoded within one genomic window of Saccharopolyspora pogona:
- a CDS encoding alpha-D-ribose 1-methylphosphonate 5-triphosphate diphosphatase: protein MSTPVAETWTPAAPPADYVLGHVRAVLPGRVLDNARIVVRDGRIAAVEPHPAGSGSDVDGQDLLCVPGLIDTHSDGLENERMPRPSVEVPIEFAIQSFEGKLRAAGVTTVFHGVGFEERSVRARGKPRTVRQAEYVCQALDAYEDGLLDHRILYRLDVRSAEGLAALCSRLDQAPDGALVSHEDHTPGQGQFTDLAEYTRWMIDQRGMTDDEAREHVDQTIANRDSLLNVRDEAFRWLASRTGRIRVMGHDPGSAGEIADLLERGGSIAEFPTTIEAAQAARDHGMPVVMGAPNILRGRSQSGNVSGRDLLARGLVTGLASDYLPSSLLAAAILLAEDGLATLPAAIGLVTGGAADVAGLADRGRLDPGLRADLVLVEPCRPWARVRAVLWGGR from the coding sequence ATGAGCACTCCGGTCGCCGAAACCTGGACGCCGGCCGCACCGCCCGCGGACTACGTCCTCGGTCACGTGCGCGCGGTACTGCCCGGCCGCGTGCTGGACAACGCCCGGATCGTGGTCCGCGACGGCCGCATCGCCGCGGTCGAACCGCACCCCGCGGGTTCCGGGTCCGATGTGGACGGTCAGGACTTGCTGTGCGTACCCGGGCTCATCGACACGCACAGCGATGGCCTGGAGAACGAGCGGATGCCCCGGCCCAGCGTCGAGGTGCCGATCGAGTTCGCCATCCAGTCCTTCGAGGGCAAGCTGCGTGCCGCGGGCGTGACCACGGTGTTCCACGGCGTAGGGTTCGAGGAACGCTCCGTGCGTGCCCGCGGTAAGCCGCGCACCGTGCGGCAGGCGGAATACGTGTGCCAGGCCCTTGACGCCTACGAGGACGGGCTGCTCGACCACCGGATCCTGTATCGGCTCGACGTGCGCAGCGCGGAGGGACTGGCGGCGTTGTGCAGCCGCTTGGACCAGGCGCCCGATGGCGCGCTGGTGTCGCACGAGGACCACACGCCGGGGCAAGGACAGTTCACGGACCTCGCGGAGTACACGCGATGGATGATCGACCAGCGCGGGATGACCGACGACGAGGCCCGCGAACACGTCGATCAGACCATCGCCAACCGTGACAGCCTGTTGAACGTGCGAGACGAAGCTTTCCGCTGGTTGGCCTCCCGCACGGGCCGCATCCGCGTGATGGGGCACGATCCCGGTTCCGCCGGCGAGATCGCGGATCTGCTGGAGCGTGGCGGCAGCATCGCCGAATTCCCGACGACGATCGAAGCCGCGCAGGCGGCCAGGGATCACGGCATGCCGGTGGTGATGGGCGCACCGAACATCCTGCGGGGCCGGTCCCAGAGCGGCAACGTCTCCGGCCGGGACCTGCTCGCGCGAGGACTGGTGACCGGGCTGGCGTCCGACTACCTGCCGTCCAGCCTGCTCGCCGCCGCGATCCTCCTCGCCGAGGACGGCCTGGCCACCTTGCCCGCCGCCATCGGACTCGTGACCGGCGGAGCCGCCGACGTGGCCGGGCTGGCCGACCGTGGCCGGCTCGATCCAGGCCTGCGCGCGGACCTGGTGCTGGTCGAGCCATGCAGACCGTGGGCGAGGGTGCGGGCCGTGCTCTGGGGTGGACGGTGA